Proteins co-encoded in one Yamadazyma tenuis chromosome 1, complete sequence genomic window:
- a CDS encoding uncharacterized protein (EggNog:ENOG503NV25; COG:P), translating to MSSTSQTDSVPAGQHIFQSDEKLTTPSPVQYSDSNGSDDDQIYSYIGMQGKKLHLAVAIMCGVGFILFGYDQGVMGSLLTLGHFRETFPEIDTVTYGYSRSAFQGFAIGIYEIGCFASALSTIWLGDKYGRIKLVFAGCFIMMIGGALQACAFHISHLIVARVVTGLGNGFITSTVPVWQSEIAKPEQRGKLICIHGALIAGGIAISYWVDFAFYFTRNLHPHQAVSWRFPIAFQCIFPLVIMPFIFKFPESPRWLLRQGRVHEARKVFSALEGVPANSAIVNDEINEIEESIRMEKSTGADKFSFRRLFKQGPKRHFHRLCLAGWAQLIQQICGINLITYYAGTIFEQYIGLNALDSRILAACNGLEYFLAGLIPILFIEKWGRRPLLIAGSIGQCVCMVVLTVASYYSDDKWGGRRNGAPIVAAVFLFGFNTFFALAFLSEMWLLPPELTSLETRAPSAAISTCCNWLSNFVVVMITPVLFQSIGPFTYALFAGINFLIVPVLYIFYPETKGRSLEEMDLIFNKTPINKPWQVVRIAATMPYHHAGLHEEETELVSRVSSKTHVSHIEV from the coding sequence ATGTCCAGTACCTCCCAGACAGATTCAGTGCCTGCTGGTCAGCACATCTTCCAAAGCGACGAAAAGCTTACTACGCCTTCTCCCGTGCAATATTCCGACAGCAATGGCCTGGATGATGACCAAATCTACAGTTATATAGGAATGCAGGGCAAAAAGTTGCACTTGGCGGTGGCCATTATGTGTGGTGTTGGTTTCATCTTGTTCGGTTATGACCAGGGTGTTATGGGTTCATTGTTAACTTTGGGCCACTTTCGTGAAACCTTCCCGGAAATCGATACCGTCACCTACGGGTACAGTCGGTCTGCCTTCCAGGGCTTTGCCATTGGTATCTACGAAATCGGGTGTTTTGCATCGGCTCTATCAACCATCTGGTTGGGAGACAAGTATGGaagaatcaagttggtgtttgCCGGATGCTTTATTATGATGATAGGAGGGGCCTTACAGGCGTGTGCATTCCATATCTCCCATTTGATAGTTGCCAGAGTGGTTACAGGTCTTGGAAACGGGTTTATCACCTCCACCGTACCGGTTTGGCAGTCCGAAATTGCAAAACCAGAACAGAGAGGTAAGTTGATCTGTATCCACGGAGCCTTGATCGCCGGTGGAATTGCTATCTCCTACTGGGTGGACTTTGCCTTCTACTTCACGAGAAATTTGCACCCCCACCAAGCTGTTTCCTGGAGGTTTCCTATTGCTTTCCAGTGTATTTTCCCGTTGGTGATCATGCctttcatcttcaagtttcctGAGTCTCCAAGATGGTTGCTTAGACAAGGACGAGTGCATGAGGCCCGGAAGGTGTTTTCGGCGTTGGAGGGTGTTCCCGCCAACAGTGCTATTGTCAACGACGAAATCAATGAGATTGAGGAGTCTATCAGAATGGAAAAATCCACCGGGGCCGACAAGTTCTCGTTTAGACGGTTGTTCAAGCAGGGTCCCAAACGTCACTTCCACCGGTTGTGTCTTGCTGGCTGGGCCCAGTTGATCCAGCAGATTTGTGgtatcaacttgatcacTTACTATGCGGGTACAATTTTTGAACAGTATATCGGATTGAATGCTTTGGACTCCAGAATCTTGGCTGCTTGCAATGGGCTCGAGTACTTCTTAGCAGGGTTAATCCCCATTCTTTTTATTGAAAAATGGGGCAGAAGACCCTTGTTGATCGCAGGTTCAATCGGCCAGTGTGTTTGCATGGTGGTGTTGACGGTTGCTTCGTACTATTCCGACGATAAGTGGGGTGGAAGACGCAATGGGGCTCCGATAGTGGCAGCCgtgtttttgtttggatTCAACACATTCTTTGCCTTAGCTTTCCTTTCTGAAATGTGGTTGTTACCTCCAGAATTGACGTCTTTGGAAACAAGAGCTCCATCGGCAGCCATTTCCACCTGTTGTAACTGGCTCAGTAACtttgtggtggtgatgatcaCACCGGTGCTTTTCCAAAGTATCGGTCCGTTCACCTATGCGTTGTTTGCTggaatcaactttttgattgtTCCCGTGTTGTACATCTTCTatccagaaacaaaggGAAGATCcttggaagaaatggatCTCATTTTTAACAAAACCCCTATCAACAAGCCATGGCAGGTGGTGAGAATTGCTGCCACGATGCCGTACCACCATGCTGGTCTCCACGAGGAAGAGACGGAATTGGTTTCCAGAGTTTCTTCCAAGACTCATGTGTCGCACATCGAGGTTTAG